CGCGGCGGCAGTTATCACGGCCTGGCCTTCAACATCGACATGGACCTGGAACCCTTCTCCCGCATCAACCCCTGCGGCCACCCCGGCATGGCCGTTACTCAGTTGAAAAACCTTGGGATTTCCCATGATATCCACAGGGTGGCGGCGGACCTGGTCTCGCAAATCACCCGTGAAATGGGCTACACTGGGGCCTCCTCCGATTGAGCAACACCCCGCCCCGCCGCGGGAATCGGCAATTTTTCTCCCCGTACATCAGGTAGTCAGCAGATGAACGAGACCCCGATCAAGCGCCAGCGCGGCGCCGACAAGACCGCCCGCATCCCGATCAAGATCGAGCCGACCGAGAAGCCGCTGCGCAAGCCCAAATGGATCCGCGCCAAATCCCCGGCCGGCCCCGAGGTGCAGCGGCTCAAGCAGGTGTTGCGCGACAACCGCCTCTACACCGTGTGCGAGGAGGCCTCCTGCCCCAACCTGGGCGAGTGCTTCGGCCACGGCACGGCGACCTTCATGATCATGGGCGACATCTGCACCCGGCGCTGCCCCTTCTGCGACGTCTCCCACGGCCGGCCCGATCCGCTGGATACCGAGGAGCCGCTCAACCTGGCCCGCACCATCAAGGCCATGGGCCTGAACTATGTGGTCATCACCTCGGTCGACCGCGACGACCTGCGCGACGGCGGCGCCGGCCACTTCGTCGCCTGCATCGGGGCGGTGCGCGAGCACAACCCGCAGACCACGGTCGAGGTGCTGGTGCCCGACTTCCGCGGCCGCATGGACCGGGCGCTGGACATCTTCACCCAGGCACCGCCGGACGTGTTCAACCACAACCTGGAGACGGTGCCGCGCCTGTACAAGAAGGCCCGTCCCGGTGCCGACTACCAGTGGTCGCTGGATCTGCTGCAGAAGTTCAAGGCCACCCATCCGCAGGTGCCGACCAAGTCCGGGCTGATGCTGGGCCTGGGCGAGGCATTCGACGAGGTGGTCGAGGTGATGCGCGACCTGCGCGCCCACGACTGCGACATGCTGACCCTGGGCCAGTACCTGCAA
This sequence is a window from Thiohalobacter thiocyanaticus. Protein-coding genes within it:
- the lipA gene encoding lipoyl synthase — its product is MNETPIKRQRGADKTARIPIKIEPTEKPLRKPKWIRAKSPAGPEVQRLKQVLRDNRLYTVCEEASCPNLGECFGHGTATFMIMGDICTRRCPFCDVSHGRPDPLDTEEPLNLARTIKAMGLNYVVITSVDRDDLRDGGAGHFVACIGAVREHNPQTTVEVLVPDFRGRMDRALDIFTQAPPDVFNHNLETVPRLYKKARPGADYQWSLDLLQKFKATHPQVPTKSGLMLGLGEAFDEVVEVMRDLRAHDCDMLTLGQYLQPSLHHLPVDRFVTPEEFDRLGEVARELGFKQVASGPMVRSSYHADQQAAGTFSS